The Mus musculus strain C57BL/6J chromosome 2, GRCm38.p6 C57BL/6J genome has a window encoding:
- the Traf1 gene encoding TNF receptor-associated factor 1: protein MASSSAPDENEFQFGCPPAPCQDPSEPRVLCCTACLSENLRDDEDRICPKCRADNLHPVSPGSPLTQEKVHSDVAEAEIMCPFAGVGCSFKGSPQSMQEHEATSQSSHLYLLLAVLKEWKSSPGSNLGSAPMALERNLSELQLQAAVEATGDLEVDCYRAPCCESQEELALQHLVKEKLLAQLEEKLRVFANIVAVLNKEVEASHLALAASIHQSQLDREHILSLEQRVVELQQTLAQKDQVLGKLEHSLRLMEEASFDGTFLWKITNVTKRCHESVCGRTVSLFSPAFYTAKYGYKLCLRLYLNGDGSGKKTHLSLFIVIMRGEYDALLPWPFRNKVTFMLLDQNNREHAIDAFRPDLSSASFQRPQSETNVASGCPLFFPLSKLQSPKHAYVKDDTMFLKCIVDTSA from the exons ATGGCCTCCAGCTCAGCCCCTGATGAAAACGAGTTTCAATTTGGTTGCCCCCCTGCTCCCTGCCAGGACCCATCGGAGCCCAGAGTTCTCTGCTGCACAGCCTGTCTCTCTGAGAACCTGAG AGATGATGAGGATCGGATCTGTCCTAAATGCAGAGCAGACAACCTCCATCCTGTGAGCCCAGGAAGCCCTCTGACTCAGGAGAAG GTTCACTCTGATGTAGCTGAGGCTGAAATCATGTGCCCCTTTGCAGGTGTTGGCTGTTCCTTCAAG GGGAGCCCACAATCCATGCAGGAGCATGAGGCTACCTCCCAGTCCTCCCACCTGTACCTGCTGCTGGCGGTCTTAAAGGAGTGGAAATCCTCACCAGGCTCCAACCTAGGGTCTGCACCCATGGCACTGGAGCGGAACCTGTCAGAGCTGCAGCTTCAGGCAGCTGTGGAAGCGACAGGGGACCTGGAGGTAGACTGCTACCGGGCACCTTGCTGTGAGAGCCAGGAAGAACTGGCCCTGCAGCACTTGGTGAAGGAGAAGCTGCTGGCTCAGCTGGAGGAGAAGCTGCGTGTGTTTGCAAACATTGTTGCTGTCCTCAACAAGGAAGTGGAGGCTTCCCACCTGGCACTGGCCGCCTCCATCCACCAGAGCCAGTTGGACCGAGAGCACATCCTGAGCTTGGAGCAGAGG GTGGTGGAATTACAgcaaaccctggctcaaaaagaCCAGGTCCTGGGCAAGCTTGAGCACAGTCTGCGACTCATGGAGGAGGCATCCTTTGATGGTACTTTCCTGTGGAAGATCACCAATGTCACCAAGCGGTGCCACGAGTCAGTGTGTGGCCGGACTGTCAGCCTCTTCTCTCCAG CTTTCTACACTGCCAAGTATGGTTACAAGTTGTGCCTGCGCTTGTACCTGAACGGGGATGGCTCAGGCAAGAAGACCCACCTGTCCCTCTTCATCGTGATCATGAGAGGAGAATACGATGCTCTCCTGCCCTGGCCTTTCAGGAACAAG GTCACCTTTATGCTACTTGACCAGAACAACCGAGAGCATGCTATTGATGCCTTCCGGCCTGACCTGAGCTCAGCCTCCTTCCAGCGGCCACAGAGTGAGACCAACGTGGCCAGCGGCTGCCCGCTCTTCTTCCCCCTCAGCAAGCTGCAGTCACCCAAGCACGCCTACGTCAAAGATGACACAATGTTCCTCAAATGCATTGTGGACACTAGTGCttag
- the Traf1 gene encoding TNF receptor-associated factor 1 isoform X2, with the protein MASSSAPDENEFQFGCPPAPCQDPSEPRVLCCTACLSENLRDDEDRICPKCRADNLHPVSPGSPLTQEKVHSDVAEAEIMCPFAGVGCSFKGSPQSMQEHEATSQSSHLYLLLAVLKEWKSSPGSNLGSAPMALERNLSELQLQAAVEATGDLEVDCYRAPCCESQEELALQHLVKEKLLAQLEEKLRVFANIVAVLNKEVEASHLALAASIHQSQLDREHILSLEQRVSEMGMFSESAQGAPMPSSLLATHPSQ; encoded by the exons ATGGCCTCCAGCTCAGCCCCTGATGAAAACGAGTTTCAATTTGGTTGCCCCCCTGCTCCCTGCCAGGACCCATCGGAGCCCAGAGTTCTCTGCTGCACAGCCTGTCTCTCTGAGAACCTGAG AGATGATGAGGATCGGATCTGTCCTAAATGCAGAGCAGACAACCTCCATCCTGTGAGCCCAGGAAGCCCTCTGACTCAGGAGAAG GTTCACTCTGATGTAGCTGAGGCTGAAATCATGTGCCCCTTTGCAGGTGTTGGCTGTTCCTTCAAG GGGAGCCCACAATCCATGCAGGAGCATGAGGCTACCTCCCAGTCCTCCCACCTGTACCTGCTGCTGGCGGTCTTAAAGGAGTGGAAATCCTCACCAGGCTCCAACCTAGGGTCTGCACCCATGGCACTGGAGCGGAACCTGTCAGAGCTGCAGCTTCAGGCAGCTGTGGAAGCGACAGGGGACCTGGAGGTAGACTGCTACCGGGCACCTTGCTGTGAGAGCCAGGAAGAACTGGCCCTGCAGCACTTGGTGAAGGAGAAGCTGCTGGCTCAGCTGGAGGAGAAGCTGCGTGTGTTTGCAAACATTGTTGCTGTCCTCAACAAGGAAGTGGAGGCTTCCCACCTGGCACTGGCCGCCTCCATCCACCAGAGCCAGTTGGACCGAGAGCACATCCTGAGCTTGGAGCAGAGGGTGAGTGAGATGGGCATGTTTTCAGAGTCAGCTCAGGGAGCCCCTATGCCATCCAGCCTTCTTGCCACTCATCCCTCTCAATGA